The sequence below is a genomic window from Anaeromyxobacter diazotrophicus.
CGGCGGTGGGCGTGCTGGCGCTGGCGCTCCGCCTGGGCGCGTTCCCGTGGCTCTCCCTCGCGCTCGCCGCCACCTTCGGCCTCTACGGCCTCGTCCGGAAGAAGGCGCGCATCGACGCGGTCGTCGGCCTCCTCGTCGAGACCGCGCTCCTCGCGCCGCTCGCGCTCGCCTACCTCCTCGCGCTGGCGGGGCGCGGCGCCGGCGCGTTCGGGACGGGCGGCGCGGCGGTGACGTGCCTCCTCGCCGCGGCGGGCGTCGTGACGGCCGTGCCGCTCATCTGGTTCGCGATCGGGATGAAGGCGCTGCGCCTCTCCACCATGGGGCTCATCCAGTACATCACGCCGACGAGCCAGTTCCTGCTCGCGGTGGCGCTCTACCGCGAGCCGTTCACGGCGGCGCACGCCCTCGCCTTCGGCTGCATCTGGGTCTCGCTCGCGCTCTACACGTACGAGGCGCTGCGGGGGAAGCGGCCGCCGCGGGAGGAGCCGGAGCCGGCGCTCGACTGAGGCCGGTCGGGGCGGGGCACCGCGGCGGGTCCAGTCGCCCTCGCCCGAACGCATCACCTGAACACGCGACAACTCTGCGGCCAACGACTGCTTATCGTCAACCCGCGCAAACGCTGCGTGTGCGTCGATGTCCGCATGT
It includes:
- the rarD gene encoding EamA family transporter RarD — protein: MPSPTPPPDPSHRARRGFAAALAAYVAWGLFPLYFKSIRSVPPLEILSHRVVWSMVLLAGLVTWQRRWRELGTVFAGGRLPIYLASTTLISANWLIYIWAVNTGHVLEASLGYFVNPLVNVLLGVIFLREHLTRRQGAAVALAAVGVLALALRLGAFPWLSLALAATFGLYGLVRKKARIDAVVGLLVETALLAPLALAYLLALAGRGAGAFGTGGAAVTCLLAAAGVVTAVPLIWFAIGMKALRLSTMGLIQYITPTSQFLLAVALYREPFTAAHALAFGCIWVSLALYTYEALRGKRPPREEPEPALD